From Balneola vulgaris DSM 17893:
TTGGTTGAACTATCGGTAGTCTTCGGTTTGCATAATCGGTACCTTATAGCTTACCGTATAATTTTTGATTGAACCTCCATCCATGGACAATAACGACATCTTTCGCCGCCTGCGATATATACTAGGATACAATGATTTAAAAATGACTGAAGTTTTCGCTCAGGCTGATCATGTTTTACCTCAGAAAGAGGTAACCCTTTGGCTCAAGAAAGACGAAGATCCTGTGAAAGTGGATATGCCAGATATAAAAATGTCGATTTTTCTAAATGGATTGATAAATCAATTAAGAGGTAAGAAAGAAGGTGCTCAACCAGAACCGGAAAAAGTGCTAAACAACAACATCATTTTCCGAAAACTACGCATCGCTTTCGATTTACAGTCGGATGAAATCTTGGACTTATATGAGTCTGTGGATAAAAGTATTAGTGCTCACGAACTCAGTGCCTTCTTCCGCAAGCCTAGTTCATCTAAATATCGAGCGTGTAATGATCAATACCTCCGCCACTTCCTGAATGGCCTTCAAAATAAGTTTGAGAAAAAAGAGAATTAAGTAAGCTAATCTCTAAACCAACTTACTGATTCGGAACCCCATCGGGCGGATGGCCCGTCCGATGGATGAACAAGCGACCAGATAAACTCAACGCAACTTGCCCCCACCATCGATCCGATGGGCGATCCATCGGAACGCACTTAGTTAGATTCCAAAGAATGCCTTAGTCGAGAATAACCTCTACATGCTAGTTCTAGTTTTAAGAGTGAAAACAGTATTTTCAAATAAATATTCTTCCAAATACACCATATTCTTGAGGGATAGATTTAGCCCCCATTCAGGTTTACTCTTCTTCCCTTTGTAGTCTCTATTTTTAAATAGAGAATTAGGTGATTTCCAAACATTTGAAGGAATTAAATATAATTTTGGTGTCTTTCCTTGAGTTAAAAGTACAAGGGCCAAGAAAAGGGATTCCTTTATTTCAAATTTTGTTTTTTCTAAAAATACATAACCTGGCTTTCGAACTGACTTTACCTGGACTTCAATGAAAGGATTATGTTCATATCTCGCTATAAAATCTATACCACGATCATCAACTTCAGTGGTATAAACTTGAAAGCCATACATTGTTAATTCCATTTTAACAAAGTATTCAGAGTAAGTACCTACTTGCTGCTTGTTAAGATCGGCCCAATTATATCGACTCATGATTTAAACTACTTTTCAGATTTTGAGTAACACTCCCTTAACGATCTTTTAAGTTTGTAACTTAAAAATCCTAGACAAAGAAGTCTCCTGACTTCCATTACAGACTCTACTACAGCAAATGTTATAAAATGTGCTATTAGATGGATATGAATCTTGAAAGGCATAAGCTAAATCTATAGAATTTAACCTTTAATGCAAGACTCAGTATTGCATTACTGCTAGTTTTAAGTCAAAGACTTAAAACATCTATGGAATGAGCTGAAAACCTCCATCGGGCGGATGGCCCGTCCGATGGATGAACAAGCGACCAGTTGAATACAAAGCATCCAACCCGTTCTTACCCCACCATCGATCCGATGGACGATCCATCGGGTCGTACTTAGTTAGATTGGAAAAAATACCTTACTCCCTTCGGAATGAGCTTGTAACCCCCATCCCGACCTCCATCGGGCGGATGGCCCGTCCGATGGATGAACAAGCGACCAGATGAACTCAACACAACCAACCCGTTCTTGCCCCACCATCGATCCGATGGGTAATCCATCGGATCGATCACATAACTACAAAACAAAAAAACCCATGCAAATCAATGACTTACATGGGTTGAGAGTGGGCCCAGAGGGACTTGAACCCCCGACCAATCGATTATGAGTCGACTGCTCTAACCAACTGAGCTATGGGCCCGGCCTTAAAGGGCGACAAAGTTACAAGGTTTCACAGCTATTTAAAAGCCTTTTTTTAGCTTTCCTCCAATTTTCGTGAATGGTTTCTCCCCTTATTTACGTTTACCTTTCTCCATCAATAAACTCTTGATCTCAATGCTATGAAAACGACTCATTTCTAGTTTAATTTTTTTAGTTTTTTTAGAGGCTAATTTTTCTGATTCTCGTAAAACTTATTAATAAACTCTAAGAACTGTCTTTCCTATCTCGGATAAAATTATTAGAAATCATCTTGCCTTTAAACATACTACTTATTAGAATAGTCAATAAGTTTATTGATTTTTAACATCCTAATTATTGAACTTATACATAACCAAAAAGATAAATAATCTATTGAATCAAAAATTTATCTGTACAGGTTATAATGAGTTTATTGTGAATTCTATTAGCATACATAATAATGATTTACTCATATTATATTTTTACCCCATTAGGGTTTTTTAAAAATTGAAATATTAGATCATTTTAAGAATAGAAATAAGATTTATTTAGTTCTTCAGAAACTTCACAACATATAAAAAAAGAATCAAATATTTAGAATTTGACACTATTTAGAGGTCATAGATTTAAATCCTAATTACATTATAATTTAATTTTTCACAGGAAAATTATTAATAAAATTGAACAAGAAATCAGCATGTCTTATTGAAATACGGATCATATTTTAAACCTCTTTAGGCATTATATATCTGTCATTAAATAAAAGAGAAAGCTTCGCATGATTATAATTTAAAATTCAATTTTATTACTGATTCAATAGGTACTAATCTACGGTCTTACTAGACACAAAAAAATTTAAGTCTAAAGTGAACTGTACAAAAAGTCGATAAAGAAAATTGAAGTAATTTCTTCACTATTAAACAAGCCCTATTAGGATTGATTATTAAAATTGAATCCTACATCGGTTGAATTAAAATTTATTATTAATAAACCCCAGTGACTTCTTCTTAGTTAGGCAGGTTAAGGAAACAATTACATGAGTAATACGGTCCCTATGAGTTATAAAGCGTTAATTCTCGTTGGTAATAAGAATGAAGCCCAAATTTTTAAACAGTATTTAATCAAGTCTGAAGCACCATTTGGCGAGGTCAAGATTGTTCATGATAAAGAGGCATATAGAAACGCATTATTAAGCTTCGACATGGATCTCATAATTTCTGATTATGAGATGACTGATATCAATGGATTACAAGCTATAAGGTTAAGAAATACCTTGAAAGATGACGTGCCTATTATAATCGTTTCTGCGTCTATAGGGGAAGAAAAAGCTGTAGAGCTTATAAAAGAAGGAGCCGTTGATTTCCTTGAAAGGAATAATGCTGAGAAAAGACTTGCTAAAACTTCCCTAAGAGCCATTAAAGATTCAAAGGAAAAACAAAAAATAATAAGCGCTAAATATGCTTTACAACAAGCTATGAAACGCTATACCCTGTTATTTGAGTCTAGTTTAGATGGGCTTGTTATTGCAGAACCTACTAATAAAGGAAAGATCATTGATGCTAATAATGCTTTTATCAAACTTTTGGGGTATACAAACCAAGAAGTGAGAAATCTTAAATGGGAAGATCTATTTGCCAAAGAGCCGAAAGAATTTTTAGAATTTCTAGATATTTTCTCAGTCACTTCCAAACAAAGTTATAAGGGTAAGCTATTACTAAAATCAAATGATGGTAATATCATCCCTGTAGAAATAATTTCTCGATTAGAAACTTTAGATAAAGAACATCAAATTTACAGTATTATTCGGGATATAAGGGAAAGAGAAAAAGCAGAAGCAGAGTTAAAAAAGCAGTATCAGGTCAAAGTATTACAACAACAGATTACTGAGACCATCAATAATAATACTTCTTTTAGTATCGCCCTAGAGATGTGTCTCGACAAGATAAACTCATTTCTTGGTTGGGACTTAGGTCACTTATATATCAAAGATTTTAATGAAGGAGCAAAACTTTTTGTTCCCTTGAATGTGTGGCATAAATCAAATCAAGAGAAGTATAATGCATTTATTGAGGAAACAACCACCCTAACTTTCCCCTCAGGAGAGGGATTTATCGGTAAAGTAGCAAAGAATAAAAAACCCAAATGGTTTAAAAGTGTTAAGGAGAATGATGAGTACTATAGGACA
This genomic window contains:
- a CDS encoding DUF1456 family protein; the protein is MDNNDIFRRLRYILGYNDLKMTEVFAQADHVLPQKEVTLWLKKDEDPVKVDMPDIKMSIFLNGLINQLRGKKEGAQPEPEKVLNNNIIFRKLRIAFDLQSDEILDLYESVDKSISAHELSAFFRKPSSSKYRACNDQYLRHFLNGLQNKFEKKEN